The nucleotide window TTACTAATGTTCAAAATTTGTAATGTTTAAATGAAATGCAGTCTTGTCCTGCAAAGCTACAGCAGTACACCCCATGGATCAGCTCTCATACGGAGGATGTAAACAACACAACTCTGCCTCCCAAGGGCTGTGCTGGCTTCACATGGCTAACAGGAGCAGAAGTCCTTAACACCGTTGCTTCCCTACTCTCACACAGGGCAGCTCACACCATGAGCTGAGCCACATGGGAAAGGCACAGTCACTTTAGAACAGAACCATCCCCGACACCCCCATCAGGTTACCTTTTTGCGGCGAGAGTCTGTCTTGCTCATGCAGGACTTCTCCAGAGACAGGTAACCGCCGATCACCTCAATCTCATGCACAGTGGGATAGCGCTTTTTAAGCAGTGGCCCGAGGTCCAGGAGGAGTGCACCAGGGCTCCCCAAGGTTTTGCCCTTGCTGCCGCTTTCCTCATCTTGTTCTTCTGGTTGCTGAGCTCCGCTGGTTCTACTGTCAACCTCCGTCCCAGTGTTGTGTGGCTTCCTTTTGGGCACTATGGTAAAGGTATTGCCTCCTCTCTGctggagggaagaggagacagGGTGGGGTTTGTACAGAGGTATAGCAGTAGCCTCTGTTCCCAGTGCTGAGGTAGCTTCTTGGGGCTGCTCTGAGTCCTTCAGTCCCACAGCAGGGCCCATCTCTTGAGGTAGGCCCCCAGGATCCAGCTCCACAATGTCATCATCAATATAAGTCACAGGCACCAAAAGATCTTGAGAGACCTGTGGGGGGGTGAtgggctcctcctgctgctcacaCTCAGGCTTCAGGGGTGCTACAGTCCCTGCAGGTTCTGTCAGACACTGTCCTCCACCACGGCGGGGGACAAAGAGGAAGGAGTTCCGTGAGGTTAGGCGCAGATTGGCCAGGGCTTGCGCTTGGAGATCATTAGCTGGGATGGTGGCCAGGTCCGGCTTGGGGGCTGGGCGGATCTCGAAGGAGCCCCCATTCCTGAGAGCAGATGCCGAAAGTGGCTGGCCTGAGCTAGGGGTGGCACTGGGTTGGGGTGGCTGgatctcttctcttctctccggCTTTGGCTGGGTGTTGGCTCTGGCAACAGAAACGCTTGGCGATGGCACTGGAGGTGCCTTGTCCTGCAGGCTCCTACCCCCAGGGCTGGCACTGTGCTCCAAGGGGCCATTCGTGAGCGGGGCACCACTGTCCTGGCGGAGACCCCGGGGAGTGACAGTGAAGGAGTTGGAGCCGATTTTGTGCAGGAAGCCACTGGCCCGTGAGGTATCCGGGGCAGCTGGGACCCGCTGCGGGGCAGCAGTGCTGACCGGGGAGCTCGGGACCGGCCGGAGAGCCACGGCCCTGACGGGGGAGCTCGGGGCCCGCCGGTTTGATGCGCTGACCGGGGAGCTCGGGGCCGGCTGGGGAGCTGTGGCCCTGGCCGGGGAGCTCGGGGCCGGCTGGGGAGCTGTGGCCCTGGCCGGGGAGCTCGGGGCCGGCTGGGGAGCTGTGGCCCTGACCGGGGAGCTCGGGGCCCGCCGGTTTGATGCGCTGACCGGGGCAGCCGGGACCGGCCGGAGAGCCACGGCCCTGACGGGGGAGCTCGGGACCGGCCCGTTTGATGGGCTGACCGGGGCAGCTGGGACCGGGCAGGGAGCCACAGCCCTGACGGGGGAGCTCGGGACCGGCTGGGGAGCTGTGGCCCTGACCGGGGAGCTCGGGGCCCGCCGGTTTGAGGCGCTGACCGGGGCAGCCGGggcccgccggggagccgcggcGCTGGCCGAGGAGCCTGGCCCCGGGAGCGGCCGTGGGGCGGCcccgctggccgggggggggcggccccGCGGGCGCTGGTCGAAGCGCTGCAGCAGGCGGCTGACGCggccgggcggggcgggctcGGCCGGCTCGTAGACCAGCACGCGGGCGGCGCGGATCTCGGCGCGGGGCGGCTCGCGCGGCGCGAAGCAGGCGGCGGCGTCGGGCCGCGACTCGATGATGAGGATGTTGTCGGCGCGGATGGTGCGGAGGCCGGGCACGGCGCTGTacagctccagcagctcctgcagcggCCGCGCcgcgccccgccgccgccgccgctcgcCCTCGCGCCGCATGAAGGGGTTCTCGCGCAGCGGGCCCAGGCTCTCGCCCAGCACCCGCCGCTCGTCGGGGGGCGCCGCgcccggccgcgccgccgccagCTTGGCCCGCTTGCGCTCCAGCAGCTCCCGCTGCCACGGGGGCAGCGCCCGCCCGGCCGGGGGCAGCGGCGGCTCCATGCTGCGCGCGCCGCGGCCCGGCACCGACTGCGCCCGCCCGCCGGCCGCTTCgccacctgccccgccccgccccccgcgcgcgCCCATTGGGCCGCCGCGCTGAGGCGGCGAGGCCGGCCATTGGGTGGCCGCCCAGCGCGAGACGTCTCTGGAGGGAAGCTGGCGCTGTGCGCACGCGCCGGCgggttggggttggggctgcCGACCAGGTGGCTGGAGCCGCGTGGGCGTGGTCACTGGAGCCGCGTGGGCGTGGCCGCCGCGGGCGGGGCaactatttgaaaacatgggatggtgggcgggcgaagcccgcccaccttctaaaagcccctccccagccttatgggagggacactggacccatgtccaactaattccttgggacaaataatgaataaaggatcaaggagtgcgggttagaggttcaaaataagggagccggatggggacaccgagcagagaaccccggaccgcgggcggggcagaggggaaaggaagcGGGTGCGCCCGGCCCTGGGGCGCAGCTGCGGCAGGGAGCGAGGTGCACGGGCGTGTCCGGGCTGCATCCGCTGCAGAGTGGAGCCCCGCAACCTGCTGGCGTCTCCCGTgtcagtgctatttcgaaatagcttatttcatcccTTTCTAAACACAGCGGTTCCCAAacgtcccctcctcctcctgcaatgagggtgACAAGCATGTTGGAAcagcgagcccgaaataacgggcttgctgggaagacgcgggatagctaccTCGGACACGCTGGTATCCTGAAAgcgtgttgcagtgtagatgtactcgcAAAGAGCTGTCAGGGACCTGGGTTACAATAGGACagtacgggtacgtctagactacagggttttgtcgacagaacttttgtcgacagataccgttgacaaagcttctgtcgacaaagagcatctaaactacagccagttctgttgacaaagcaagccgctttgtcgacataacagtgtggacgcaaaggacagtgtagatgcaataatgccttctatcgacagaactctgctgacaaaaggcgttattcctcgtagaatgaagtttacatatgtcaacataactcaaaggcagtgtggacgcaggtatagttttgtcgacaaaagcccacttttgttgacaaaaccctgtggtctagacacaccctacctgtaagaaatgttaagttactttaaCAACTGAGGCTGCAAGAGTTTTTCTgaccattagggtatgtctagactacagggtattcttctgtcgacaaagagcgtctagatgacatccagttctgtcgacaaagcaagccgctttgtcgacataacagtgtggacacaaaagacagtgtagatgcaataatgccttctatcgacagaactctgtcaacaaaaggtgttattccttgtagaatgaggtttacatatgtcaacattactcaaaggcagtgtggatgcaggtatagttttgtcgacaaaagtccacttttgtcgacaaaaccttgtagtctagagacacccttAGTGTCTAGGGCCAGGTCCTGCGCCTTTGGGGTGTAGCCACTCCACTAGCATGTGGCCTGCTTTACAACCACTGCAGGGTAATCCCAAGCCAAGGCGGGTCACACACAAATTTCATAGACaggacttgtttatactgctcttaGTGCtagacactgaaatgtaagtacagtatttatGTTCCAGGTGATTtttataatgataataaaacCAAGAAAACAAGCAATTTGGCAGCCGTAGTGTGGCTCTGACACTTGTATTCTTATGTCTGATTTCTGTCAAGTTTTTGAGTGAGATTAAACTTGAGGGTACACAAGAGGAATCAGCCTCCTGGAAGAAggacagtagtctggaaagattgagagccGCTGCTCTAGGACCGACTTGGCTCAAGAGTCATAATGGTCCTTATTAATTAGAACAGATTTCATAAGGAGGTAGGTTGTATTGCGGGAAAAGGTCATTCGTTGAATAGCCTTATCTTCTAAGGAAATAGAAAGGGTTAGGTATTAGTCCCCAGTACAAAGGTACATTTCAGATGAGAGAAAACGAGCCTGTGCACTGTGACAATTGTGACCCCACAAACACTCACTCAGAAGGCTTGTCTATGCCTGAAAGTTCATTCCAATTAAGGTAGACTGTGGATTTAAAGCATAATAGCTAACTAGGATTAACTTTGTGCCTAGAGAAGCCCTAACTGGCTTGGTTGTACTTAGTACTTGTTAGTGAAAAGAAGCCAACCAGTAGCCCTTGAAGAAGAATACTTAGCACCTGAGTAGTGAATTTTATCTTTAAAGAACTTCACGCCCACTAACTAATAACCCCAGCTACAGACTTCCCAGGCACCCAGCAGCTCACCAAGGTGCTTCATTCCTAAACTGAAGGGGAAACAATTCTCAAAAGATGAAGACATTGTAGAGGGTTGGTCAGCACCACACCAGCCCAGGGCACAGCTGAGAAGGGAGTAGAACCCAGGCTGTCTCCCAGGTAGCAGTGGCCATGGGACACTTGCTGAGCTCCCCTGTAAATAATGCCGTAAAGCTGTGTCCCTCTATAAGTGGGATTACACAGTCAGTCCCATTTTCTGCAGTATCACTGCTTAGCACAGTGGGTGTAAATGGGGGGAAGGTGCTTGAGAGGGTATTGCTCTGGGAAGACACAACCGAAGCTGTTGCCCAGTCTTTAGATTGTGTATTCATTATGTAGATTGTCAGTGAATTGCCAGTTACCACTCTGAGGGTGGTCAGAGCCTTGTCCCAGGATCAGACCTGCTATTTAAATAGTATGGGTGGGAACCCCCTTGTGCACAATTGCAACATTCACACAATAgcaactcttgtatatttacaaatctAGTTTATAAAAACGCTTAGCGCAGTCACACACACCCTGACTTGGCAAGGCAGGTAGGAAATGTACATCTGTATTTCCATATGCTCGCACCATCCCTTCTAGAACAACCttgccttcctcctcctcatcagtGGCACCTTGCAAGGGCTACATCTCCTTTTCCGACTGCCCCTAGGGTGGGATGCCACTTGTATCATCTGTTACACTGGGGTGGTTGTGTTcgatgcatattcagtaggggatgtttTCCTTTCTCCATATTTGTGTTTCCTCCTCTTACTAATGGAGAAGTGGCTTTTTCCGATAGCTCAGTGTACCATTGATCTCAACTTATCATATACGTCAATTCGTTCCCATGGCCCCTGTTGGGGTTATGTATCACATTTATTAGTTTTGTCCTACCCGATTATTCGGTTTGGTCTTAagtggttgttggttttttttctccaAGTTGTGCTGTCCCTGTTAAGTCTGAGGGTATTTTTAGAAGCCCCAATGCCATTGAAGGTTGCTTTATATCGGTGAAAGGACCCGAATATATGCATATTGCCTTTGCTatctaggtgaaaggtcccaggGATAGATCTGCTAGCTCTGTCTTCGCTCAGCATACAGGATATGATCTGTATGTCCCTTGCATTACAGCCAAGCTGCTTTAATATAAACCTATTACAATAATAAACATAAACCATAAAGAATAtttaggcaagcaggcaggctagCTCTCTAGGATGCACTGTATACTATGTGGTAGATGCACTGAAAACTGGAACAGGGAAAAGATACAATTTTGATGTTTGGAATTATTAtcgttattattattattattgctcaAGCTGTCAAAAAGTGAGGGCTGTCAAAAAGTGTCACTCTAACGCAGGCCTTATCTCCCTGGTGAGTCTCCTGGTGCTAAGCCTGTGGAGGCACCTGTATGTTTCCAGCAGCGGATGCAGTTTCCATAATCCCGTGGGAGCTGAagagcagtggtggggaggaaggCCAGGTCTCACTGTGCCCTGGGCCAGCAAAGAAGTGCTGCTGAGAAGTGATGTGACACAAGAAGGAAAACGAGAAACATGTTTTTGATTCTTCGGGTGGGAACTTGCTCCTCACGCAGCAGAAGGACATTCAGCACCAGCCTTTGCCATGCCCATACCAGTAAAGGCCTTTGACACCAACTTTCTTTGGATAACCAAGAGTTCACGTAATCATTTGGCCATGCATCAGATAAGCGCAGATAGCTGGAGTTTTACTTAGCGATGAGTCTGAAACCCTGTCCATACATGAGAAGTTGCAGTGGGACAGATCGCACGTGTCCGCATGAAATTATGTAAGTGATCTTTGTGCAGGTACCTGCCTTGACTTCTTCACCTGCTGTCCTGCTTCATGAGCCACTCCCAGGTGCAGCCCACTGCTTAAACAAGAGCAGTTTCACTTCCTCATACAGGAAAGGTGGAAAAACAACCCTTTGTGTCCTGCAGGAGGCCCTTGATCCTGTCACTGGGTCTTGAGCACCAGCCAATTACACTCTGCTGCCCAGAAGATTTTGCAAAGCAGGAGGAGTTAGGGCTTGTTTGGATCACAGGATAGTATGCTGCTCTACACATGCAAAAGAGCATTAGACTAGCCACATCCTGGCACTACAAAGCTCAAATGACATGTGGCATGAAGGTGGTTTGCAAATACTTTCACTTTCCCAAAATAACCTGCTGCCAGAAACTGGCTAGGTGCTTGTAGGAATCATTGAAGCGAGGGCTAACAATCTCTAGTTGCAGAATGAAGGCTTACTGCGACCACTGCGCAGAGTCACATGCGCTCACCAGTTTGCGTTCAGAATGGTGTGTTTAGTATGATAGCAAGCCACAGACGCCCTCGGGACACTCTTAGCTTCTgctaagaaagggatagaaaataagacccagaatatcttaccgcccctgtataaaactatggtacgcccacatcttgaatactgtgtacagatgtggtctcctcatcgcaaaaaagatattttggccttggaaagggttcagaaaagggcaactaaaatgattaggggtttggaacaggtcccatatgaggagaggttaaagtgactgggcttttcagtttagaaaagaggagactgaggggggatataatagaggtatataaaatcatgagtggtgtggagagggctgataaagaaaagttatttattagttctctaatagaagaactagaggacaccaatgaagttaatgggtagcaggtttaaaactaataaaagaaagttcttcttcacacagtgtgtagtcaacctgtggaactccttgccagaggaggctgtgaaggctaggactataacagagtttaaagagaagctagataatttcctggaggttaggtccataaaaggctattagccaggggatagaaatggtgtccttggcctctgtttgtcagaggctggagagggatggcaggagacaaatcgcttgatcattgtcttcggtccactctctctggggcacctggtgctggccactgtcggcagacaggatactgggctagatggacctttggtctgacccagtacggccgttcttatgctttAGCAAAATCATCCAGCCATCAAATTCCATGCATGTTCCATGGGAGCCAGAGCCCTAACACCACCAAGAGGTCCCTCTGAATTAGAGATGTTTATGGGTAACCtgaaggggctggagctgcccccacccGCCATGGAGAGaagtctgctccagccccatgagatcccccacagacaggggcacaCCAGCCCAGCCAGAATGTTGCAGACAGGGCCACTCCAGCCCTGTTtaattaaaagggattttacatccctactctgaattCCTTACAGCCAGAATCTAGTATCAAAGATTGCAGAGCAGCACTGAGCCAAGGACTCTGTTCTGTGATAGCAGGGTGCAGAGGCAGGACATGCACACAGGTGTGAAAACAGAGGGACAATGGAAGGGCACACATTAaggatgtgaatgattaactggCTAGCcaataagcctcacccttaaagagtgaggcttattggttagttaaccagtgggggctggagcaactccccgcCCTCCACAAGCAGGGGTGCTCAAGCCCGcccccttttaattggttaaccagttaaacaattaacAGGATTTATATCTCTAGCACACACCAGTGTGACAGTGTTGGTGCATGACATACCTTGTATGTGTAGAACCCTGACCAGTGGGCGTGGCGGGGTTGTGTCACTCCTGCCTGTAACCTGGGTGATTTGCAATGCCTTGCTGTTGTAGCTCCCAACCGGGAACGCTCCCAAACAGCTTGCCAGCATGCTGGTCAGTCATGGCCCTGTGTCTGTGTAGTAGCAGCCAGCCAGTCACATTCTGGCTCTCACCAGCCTTGGTGATAATGTAGGGAGACCCCAACACACTCCCcagtcccaggtttccccccagAAATGTGTGTCTTCTATTGCTTAGCCCTTTCCTGGACAATACAaataggctatatctagactggccccttctccggaagaggcatgctaatttctcactttggaatagggaaatccgcgggggatttaaatattccccacgggatttaaataaacatgtctgccgctttttttccggcttggggaaaagccggaaaaaagcatctagactggcgcgatcctccggaataaagcccttttccggaggatctcttattcctacttcaaaaacatttccgttaaaagcatttgcggaaaaacatgccagtctagacgcagccttactcTTTTAAGGGAATAATATACACTGGCTTGTTATCAAGGTTACCCAGACTCTTGAACCTAAACCCACTGGATTAGATCAAACAATAAAAAGTTTATTAACTATCGAGACAGATTTTAATTGAGTACAAGTAACATGGCTCAGAAGTTAGAAATGGTTACAAAAATTAAGATTAAAACTCTTTTTAGTGTTTAAATTAAAGTATTGGATTCAAGCAAAGATTCTCACCACACACTTTCAGTAGTCTTACTGAGCAAATTCTTTCAGTCAGGACCCCTCACCCTGAGGCCAACAGCTGCTTCCTTTGTCATCTCAGGTGCAGAGAACAAAGTGGACAATGTGAGATGGAAAGGTTGCTTCGGGTGTTTTTATAGTTTTTTTGTCCCTCTCAGGTATTTCCACCCGAGAACCAGGAGACTCACAGAGTCTGCCGGAAGGCAGAGACTGTGCTGTTTCTTTGCAAAAATGCAGATCTCTGTCCCTGGGCCTGTCCCCCTTCTttgccaaagaatggccacttaGTAGGTACTGGCCCCTTAGCTATGTTGACATCTGGCTGGAGCTTGCCTTCAAGAAACTGGATTAACCACTCCGCAGACCTATCTGGAAAATACACTTAAGAATATGGAATCATGACTGAAGTGCACACAATGCTACTGTATGCACTTTGCCATGGTATTTCTGATCAGCAAGTTATGCGTTTGCAACTGATATCCCACAAAGCGTATCTTGTACAAATACTAGTACAGCTGGGTGTGAACACAAGGGTACAATCCATCGTAGGGGACAACAGCAAGGGTGCGCACTAGAGCGTTGGAGGGGCACTAGTGGGACATCCACTGGGGTGCTACAGAGCAATTAGTAATGGTAATGGCGGTTGGTCAAGAAGTTTGTGCAAGTGGGTCCCATTCCTGGTGGCAGATTTCCCCAATGCAGTAACTCAGAACATTTTCACTGGCTGTGTCCAGTACATGTTGCACTTGCACTCTTCTCGGAGCGGCTGCCTCACAGGTCACTCTACTTCccacactcttagggtatgtctacacttgcaccctagtttgaactagagtgcaagcgtagacatacccctaggcagCAGAGCAGAAGCAGCATTAGTGCCACTATCAGAGTTACATGTTACATCCTTACTATCATACAGGAATGTCCAAACTTACTGACCCTCCAAGCTGCATACAACAATCTTCAAGAGCCAGGGTGTGtttgctggggctcagggctgatgCCCCACTCCTACTGAAGGCCTGAGCCCTGGCCGATGTGCCCTTGTGGCCGAAACCCTGAGACCTCCCCAAAGTCAGAGGCAACATGTGGGGACATACCCCTCCCCGCAATATCTGCCAGAATTTGCTGCCTCTGCTTGGTTAGTAGTAGggatataaacatttaaaaaagagaaaactgtGGAACCAATTGAAATTAAATTGGTTACACGATTAAATGCTTCGTggtggctgctgcctctgctggtcCTGCAGGTTCCTAGCAGTGGCCAGGCGTTTAACCGATGTTTATCAGTTTACTAACTAGAGATGGAAGAGTTTAACCAGTTGTGTCACCATTAACTCAGTTTAAAGGGAGAAAACAGAAGTAAATGTTATTTTCTCATTGCCAATGGATTTACCTAGTTCAATGCAGGGCTTTTCACCTAGTTCAGGCCCATGAAACTCTCTCTGGCTAGTGAGAAAATCTCAGATTATTTCCCCTCTACCCCTCATTTGCCACTTCTGTACTATGGGcaaggctgccaactcccagtcCAGGTCCGGAAGCAAATGGGCTAGAGCAGCTTCTGCCTGTGGCATGGGGGCCTCTCCAGCACACCCAACCCCATTTAACCCGTTAACATTtgaccggttaactaattaaaggaGATTTTTACATCCTTACTGGGTAGTCACTTATTTTTTGTTCAGGTCCAAATTTCTCAGTCAAGGCATAGCGAGCTCACATGCCCCAAGCAACAGTTACAAGCGCTGGCTTTCTTAAGAACGAAGGACTAAATATCATCGGATAcgtttttattacaaaacaacgGACACGAGCAGGCGATGCGCGCACGTCACGGCACTTCCCCACGAAGACCCAGGCGCCTCAGCGGAACGACGCGGCCCGCGTCTCCCCGTGGGGCCCAGAGTACGTCATACTGTCACGAAGTCCCAACGCGCCCCCGGGAGTGGCCCGACACGAGGCGGCCGAGCGCGCGTCCCCCTGCGGGGGCTCAGTTGACGCGGCAGGCGCGGATCatgaggagctggagcaggatgaAGACGGGCGACATGATGAGCCCGTACCACAGCTCGGGGGTCTGCTCCACCAGCTTCTGGCACAGCAGCATCTCGAAGACGAACTTGAGGCTGAGCAGGGTGAG belongs to Pelodiscus sinensis isolate JC-2024 chromosome 22, ASM4963464v1, whole genome shotgun sequence and includes:
- the TPRN gene encoding taperin; this translates as MEPPLPPAGRALPPWQRELLERKRAKLAAARPGAAPPDERRVLGESLGPLRENPFMRREGERRRRRGAARPLQELLELYSAVPGLRTIRADNILIIESRPDAAACFAPREPPRAEIRAARVLVYEPAEPAPPGRVSRLLQRFDQRPRGRPPPASGAAPRPLPGPGSSASAAAPRRAPAAPVSASNRRAPSSPVRATAPQPVPSSPVRAVAPCPVPAAPVSPSNGPVPSSPVRAVALRPVPAAPVSASNRRAPSSPVRATAPQPAPSSPARATAPQPAPSSPARATAPQPAPSSPVSASNRRAPSSPVRAVALRPVPSSPVSTAAPQRVPAAPDTSRASGFLHKIGSNSFTVTPRGLRQDSGAPLTNGPLEHSASPGGRSLQDKAPPVPSPSVSVARANTQPKPERREEIQPPQPSATPSSGQPLSASALRNGGSFEIRPAPKPDLATIPANDLQAQALANLRLTSRNSFLFVPRRGGGQCLTEPAGTVAPLKPECEQQEEPITPPQVSQDLLVPVTYIDDDIVELDPGGLPQEMGPAVGLKDSEQPQEATSALGTEATAIPLYKPHPVSSSLQQRGGNTFTIVPKRKPHNTGTEVDSRTSGAQQPEEQDEESGSKGKTLGSPGALLLDLGPLLKKRYPTVHEIEVIGGYLSLEKSCMSKTDSRRKKMKISFNETSLQTMFEYPSESSLVEDGEEESVSEGEEDDDEDKPFSLYIPRPTSTMVANVPSSGFSSYTPKHSVEFSKWQEQEYEKPATTARPLLKEANPPGSQVMLTPAEQSGLSDFSSEPALYF